From a region of the Myroides sp. JBRI-B21084 genome:
- a CDS encoding YggS family pyridoxal phosphate-dependent enzyme has translation MNIAENIQKINSTLSKNVHLVAVSKTKPVTDLMEAYNAGQRIFGENKIQEMTEKWQQMPKDIQWHMIGHVQTNKVKYMAPYVSLIHGVDSLKLLVEINRQAKKWRRIIPCLLQVYIATEESKFGLAHDELLQLIHSDEFKSLENIKVIGLMGMASYTENSDIIRKEFQSLKDIFDYLQPYQLPNCHFQQLSMGMSGDYKIAMECGSTIVRIGSSIFGNR, from the coding sequence ATGAATATAGCTGAAAACATACAAAAAATAAATAGTACTTTATCAAAAAACGTGCATTTGGTAGCGGTTTCTAAAACCAAACCTGTGACTGATTTAATGGAAGCATATAATGCAGGTCAACGTATTTTTGGCGAAAACAAAATTCAAGAAATGACCGAAAAATGGCAGCAAATGCCAAAAGACATTCAATGGCATATGATTGGCCATGTACAAACCAACAAAGTTAAATACATGGCGCCTTATGTAAGTTTAATTCATGGTGTTGATAGTTTAAAACTTTTGGTTGAAATTAACCGTCAGGCAAAAAAATGGCGTCGTATAATTCCTTGTTTGTTGCAAGTTTATATAGCAACCGAAGAATCAAAATTTGGATTAGCACACGATGAATTACTTCAATTAATACATTCAGATGAATTTAAATCGTTAGAAAACATTAAAGTAATTGGTTTAATGGGAATGGCATCTTATACAGAAAATAGCGACATTATTCGAAAAGAATTTCAGTCATTAAAAGATATTTTTGATTATTTACAGCCTTATCAATTACCAAACTGTCATTTTCAACAACTTTCAATGGGTATGAGTGGCGATTATAAAATTGCCATGGAATGTGGCAGCACTATTGTAAGAATAGGCAGCAGTATTTTTGGCAACCGATAA
- a CDS encoding exonuclease domain-containing protein: MYAIIDIETTGGQFNKEGITEIAIYKFDGVDIVDQFISLVNPEIPIQPFVVKLTGINNAMLRQAPKFYEIAKRIIEITNDCIIVAHNAPFDYRILQLEFNRLGYNFQKPTLCTVEMSKILLPNVASYSLGKLVRSLGIPIADRHRASGDAMATLKLFKLLLDKDIDKQIVKQQIKNEVYKGISPKLFDILQNIPSTIGIFYIHNDKGNIIFIGKSNNIRKKLNQIFTADTKIAKRIQNEVYTVTFEETGNELIALLKEREELLHNKPVLNVTQRKSPYLWSVYKEKLENGFETLKIHKTDGRKNAIQAFKNQKSALQFINDLYKENEIVEQVQNEISLAENISYPTQMHNELFNDLILKNNLNWHKKIIVLKGRHFNEKSAVVIDEGVFKGYCFFDLNYQILNTDVLHKILIPLVYTKDSLNTIKNYVSTKKDFKTINF, encoded by the coding sequence ATGTACGCAATAATAGATATAGAAACCACCGGTGGACAATTTAATAAAGAAGGTATTACCGAAATTGCTATTTATAAGTTTGATGGTGTTGATATTGTAGATCAATTTATTAGTTTGGTTAACCCCGAAATCCCTATTCAACCTTTTGTTGTAAAACTTACAGGTATAAATAATGCTATGCTGCGCCAGGCTCCAAAATTTTATGAAATTGCCAAGCGCATTATAGAAATAACTAATGATTGCATTATAGTTGCACACAATGCCCCTTTTGATTACCGCATTTTACAATTAGAATTTAATCGTTTAGGTTATAACTTTCAGAAACCCACGTTGTGTACCGTTGAAATGTCTAAAATTTTACTGCCAAATGTTGCATCATACAGTTTAGGGAAGTTAGTGCGCTCTTTAGGTATTCCTATTGCAGATAGACACAGAGCAAGTGGCGACGCTATGGCAACTTTAAAGTTATTTAAACTTTTATTAGATAAAGATATTGACAAACAAATTGTAAAACAGCAAATTAAAAACGAAGTTTATAAAGGAATTTCACCAAAATTATTTGATATTTTACAAAATATACCATCAACAATTGGTATTTTTTACATACATAACGATAAAGGAAACATAATTTTTATTGGTAAAAGCAACAATATTCGTAAAAAATTAAATCAAATTTTTACTGCTGATACCAAAATTGCAAAACGTATTCAAAACGAAGTTTATACGGTAACTTTTGAAGAAACCGGAAATGAATTAATTGCATTGTTAAAAGAACGTGAAGAATTATTGCACAATAAACCCGTTTTAAACGTAACACAACGCAAATCGCCCTATTTATGGTCAGTTTATAAAGAAAAGTTAGAAAACGGCTTCGAAACATTAAAAATACATAAAACCGATGGTAGAAAAAATGCAATTCAAGCATTTAAAAACCAAAAAAGTGCCTTACAATTTATAAATGATTTGTATAAAGAAAACGAAATTGTAGAACAAGTGCAAAATGAAATTTCATTAGCCGAAAACATTTCGTATCCAACACAAATGCACAACGAACTTTTTAACGATTTAATTTTAAAAAACAATTTAAACTGGCACAAAAAAATAATTGTTTTAAAAGGCAGGCATTTTAACGAAAAAAGCGCCGTTGTTATTGATGAAGGTGTTTTTAAAGGGTATTGCTTTTTCGATTTAAACTATCAAATTTTAAATACAGATGTGTTACATAAAATACTAATTCCACTGGTTTATACTAAAGACAGTTTAAATACGATTAAAAATTATGTATCAACAAAAAAAGATTTTAAAACCATTAATTTTTAA
- the miaA gene encoding tRNA (adenosine(37)-N6)-dimethylallyltransferase MiaA produces the protein MQHSKKNYVIFIVGATAIGKTACAIKLANYFNCDIVSCDSRQFFKEMSIGTAVPSAEELKQAKHHFIQNKSITENYNVGDYEKEVLVLLDELFKESNLQIVVGGSGLYVDAVLTGFDDFPDVSNEIREEIEKNFKENGYEYLHETLQKLDPNYFNFLKTTNPQTLQNQQRMKRFIGVSLAANKPYSTFLNQPKKQRNFEPILIGLEAPREIMYDRINKRVDLMMQNGLLNEVANLKQHEKLNALQTVGYRELFDYFNQKITLETAIDEIKKNTRRFAKRQLTWFKRNEQTKWFGYEENIENIIKYIHAITQ, from the coding sequence ATGCAGCATTCAAAAAAAAATTACGTAATTTTTATTGTGGGCGCAACCGCAATTGGTAAAACAGCATGCGCCATAAAATTGGCAAATTATTTTAATTGCGATATTGTTTCGTGTGATAGCAGACAATTTTTCAAAGAAATGTCAATAGGAACTGCTGTACCTTCAGCCGAAGAACTTAAACAAGCAAAACATCATTTTATACAAAATAAATCAATAACAGAAAATTACAATGTTGGCGATTATGAAAAAGAAGTTTTGGTTTTACTTGATGAATTATTTAAAGAAAGCAACTTACAAATTGTTGTGGGGGGGTCAGGATTATATGTTGATGCTGTTTTAACAGGATTTGACGATTTTCCGGATGTTTCGAATGAAATTAGAGAGGAAATTGAAAAGAATTTCAAAGAAAATGGATATGAATATCTACATGAAACTTTACAAAAATTAGATCCCAATTATTTTAACTTTTTAAAAACAACAAACCCACAAACACTTCAAAACCAACAAAGAATGAAGCGTTTCATTGGCGTTTCATTAGCAGCTAACAAACCATATTCAACTTTTTTAAATCAACCCAAAAAGCAACGAAATTTTGAACCTATTTTAATTGGTTTAGAAGCGCCGAGAGAAATTATGTATGATAGAATTAACAAAAGAGTTGATTTAATGATGCAAAACGGATTGCTTAATGAAGTTGCAAACCTAAAACAACACGAAAAACTAAACGCTTTACAAACGGTTGGTTACCGTGAGTTGTTTGATTATTTCAATCAAAAAATAACTTTAGAAACAGCTATTGACGAAATTAAAAAAAATACACGTCGTTTTGCAAAAAGGCAACTTACTTGGTTTAAACGCAATGAACAAACCAAATGGTTTGGTTATGAAGAAAACATTGAAAACATTATAAAATACATACATGCAATTACCCAATAA